From Vreelandella neptunia, the proteins below share one genomic window:
- the dksA gene encoding RNA polymerase-binding protein DksA: MPVAEKKPEASKSFTPYEPAPGEEYMNEQQLAHFRQLLLDWKQDLMEEVDRTVRHLQEDANNYADPADRATQEEGFSLELRTRDRERKLLKKINETLDNIDDDDYGFCEACGVEIGIRRLEARPTATLCVDCKTLAELKEKQLGG; the protein is encoded by the coding sequence ATGCCAGTAGCAGAAAAGAAACCGGAAGCGTCCAAGTCCTTCACCCCGTATGAGCCAGCGCCGGGTGAAGAGTATATGAACGAGCAGCAGCTAGCGCACTTCCGTCAGCTGCTGCTGGATTGGAAACAGGATCTCATGGAAGAGGTGGATCGTACTGTACGCCACCTGCAGGAAGATGCGAACAACTACGCCGACCCCGCCGACCGTGCTACCCAGGAAGAGGGCTTTAGCCTGGAGCTACGTACCCGGGATCGCGAGCGTAAGCTGCTCAAGAAAATTAACGAGACGCTAGATAACATCGATGATGACGATTACGGCTTCTGCGAAGCCTGCGGCGTTGAAATCGGCATTCGTCGTTTAGAAGCTCGCCCCACCGCCACCCTTTGCGTGGATTGCAAAACCCTGGCGGAACTCAAAGAGAAACAGCTAGGCGGCTGA